The proteins below are encoded in one region of Bifidobacterium catenulatum DSM 16992 = JCM 1194 = LMG 11043:
- the asd gene encoding aspartate-semialdehyde dehydrogenase encodes MSEKIKVGILGATGMVGQRFVTLLENHPWFELVTLAASAHSAGKTYEEAIGGRWKMETPMPEFVKNMVVKNVADVEDVVKNVDFVFSAVNMPKAEIRAIEEEYAKTETPVVSNNSAHRWTPDVPMVVPEINPEHYEVIEHQRKRLGTTHGFIAVKPNCSIQAYTPALAAWKEFEPREVIVSTYQAISGAGKTFNDWPEMMGNIIPFISGEEEKSEKEPLKVFGHVDEEKGEIVPFDGALKITSQCIRVPVLNGHTATVFINFGKNPTKEELVDRLVNYTSQASELGLPHAPKQFIQYLTDDDRPQVKKDVDYEGGMGVSIGRLREDSIFDWKFVGLAHNTLRGAAGGALESAEMLKALGYITKK; translated from the coding sequence ATGTCCGAAAAGATTAAGGTCGGCATTCTCGGAGCTACGGGCATGGTCGGACAGCGCTTCGTCACGCTGCTCGAAAACCATCCGTGGTTCGAATTGGTCACCCTTGCCGCGTCCGCGCACAGCGCCGGCAAGACCTACGAAGAGGCCATCGGCGGTCGCTGGAAGATGGAAACGCCGATGCCGGAATTCGTGAAGAACATGGTCGTCAAGAACGTGGCCGATGTAGAAGACGTGGTCAAGAACGTCGATTTCGTGTTCTCCGCAGTAAACATGCCGAAGGCTGAGATTCGCGCCATCGAAGAGGAATACGCGAAGACCGAAACGCCGGTCGTGTCGAACAACAGCGCCCACCGTTGGACTCCGGACGTGCCGATGGTCGTGCCGGAAATCAATCCGGAGCATTATGAGGTGATCGAGCACCAGCGCAAGCGTCTCGGCACCACGCACGGCTTCATCGCCGTCAAGCCGAACTGCTCCATCCAGGCCTACACTCCGGCGCTCGCCGCTTGGAAGGAATTCGAGCCGCGCGAGGTTATCGTAAGCACCTACCAGGCCATTTCCGGCGCCGGCAAGACGTTCAACGACTGGCCTGAAATGATGGGCAACATCATTCCGTTCATCTCTGGCGAAGAGGAGAAGTCCGAGAAGGAACCGCTGAAGGTGTTCGGTCACGTCGATGAGGAAAAGGGCGAGATCGTGCCGTTCGACGGTGCGCTGAAGATCACGTCGCAGTGCATTCGCGTGCCCGTACTCAACGGTCACACCGCCACCGTGTTCATCAACTTCGGCAAGAATCCAACCAAGGAAGAGCTTGTCGATCGCCTGGTTAACTACACAAGCCAGGCTTCAGAGCTTGGCTTGCCGCATGCGCCGAAGCAGTTCATCCAATATCTGACCGACGATGATCGCCCGCAGGTCAAGAAGGACGTGGATTACGAGGGTGGCATGGGTGTTTCCATCGGCCGTCTGCGCGAGGATTCCATTTTCGACTGGAAGTTCGTTGGCTTGGCTCACAACACCCTGCGCGGTGCCGCCGGCGGTGCGCTGGAAAGCGCCGAAATGCTGAAGGCGCTCGGCTACATCACCAAGAAGTGA
- a CDS encoding metallophosphoesterase family protein, with protein MTLRFNSDGTFRVLQMADIQDGPNVREDTIRLIEAAIKKTHPDLIVFTGDQIRGYDPAYIDTFLRRRGEQPGTHIRAVTEIEAKIHGIKRHPLTKALLEQPPTDDNWMIDGIGTDSPKLVKRNKRDGRDGSANKLESWAQSINRATAATILDGTRQKVRDTFAAFLGPALEARIPFAATYGNHDFQCGILADEQDDIYREFSGCMNPVAGSSPLALEPGTFAIPIEASDGSGRIAMSVMLVNSGDYADNAFDGDRSFSNDCEHAGNTGKPGNTVGNTAGGRESLTSYAKYASNSRGWDLADSDGYGTPSPEAIEWLKQVQRELGERNGDGSAVPAIAFQHIPPQEFYDCLREVPAYTPNAVEGARTFAGHCYVLDRDVCRPGSRLGEAIGCADENVGEVQALRDAGGYFALFCGHDHKNAFVGHVHDIDLGYAPTCGFECYGPKSRLRGIRLFEFRENNPVSYVTRMLTWGDLVGRYSSNELRVFFEDHCVTDLIGIRNELRRPQVTVTLLGIGSVMCAAAGHAIAKLFKRFKR; from the coding sequence ATGACCCTGCGATTCAACAGCGACGGCACCTTCCGTGTGCTGCAGATGGCCGATATTCAGGACGGACCGAACGTGCGTGAAGACACGATCCGTCTCATCGAAGCCGCCATTAAGAAAACGCACCCCGATCTGATCGTCTTCACCGGCGACCAGATTCGCGGATACGACCCCGCATACATCGACACGTTCCTGCGCCGCCGCGGAGAGCAGCCGGGCACGCACATACGCGCGGTCACCGAAATCGAAGCGAAAATCCACGGCATCAAACGCCATCCGCTCACCAAAGCGTTGCTCGAACAGCCCCCGACCGACGACAATTGGATGATTGACGGCATCGGCACCGACTCGCCGAAACTCGTGAAACGCAACAAGCGCGACGGGCGCGACGGATCCGCCAACAAGCTTGAATCATGGGCGCAATCCATCAATCGCGCGACCGCCGCGACCATACTCGACGGCACGCGGCAGAAAGTACGGGACACGTTCGCAGCATTCCTCGGACCTGCATTGGAAGCGCGAATCCCCTTCGCGGCAACCTACGGCAACCACGATTTCCAGTGTGGCATTCTCGCAGACGAGCAGGATGACATATACCGCGAGTTTTCCGGTTGCATGAACCCTGTCGCCGGTTCTTCTCCCTTGGCGCTCGAACCAGGCACGTTTGCGATTCCGATTGAAGCTTCCGACGGGTCGGGACGTATTGCGATGAGCGTGATGCTGGTGAATTCCGGCGATTATGCGGATAATGCGTTTGACGGCGATCGCAGCTTTTCCAACGATTGCGAGCATGCTGGAAATACTGGCAAACCCGGCAATACTGTTGGCAACACTGCCGGCGGACGAGAATCGCTGACATCCTATGCAAAGTATGCGTCGAATTCACGCGGCTGGGATTTGGCCGATTCCGACGGCTACGGCACACCTTCGCCGGAAGCGATCGAATGGCTGAAGCAAGTGCAACGCGAGCTGGGCGAGCGCAATGGTGACGGTTCGGCGGTTCCGGCGATCGCATTCCAGCATATTCCGCCGCAGGAGTTCTACGATTGCCTACGCGAAGTGCCCGCATACACGCCGAATGCGGTGGAGGGTGCGCGAACGTTCGCAGGGCATTGCTATGTGTTGGATCGTGACGTGTGCAGGCCTGGCTCAAGGCTTGGAGAGGCAATCGGATGCGCGGATGAAAACGTTGGCGAAGTGCAGGCGCTGCGCGATGCAGGCGGCTATTTCGCGCTGTTCTGCGGGCATGACCATAAGAATGCGTTCGTCGGGCATGTGCACGACATTGATCTTGGCTACGCGCCGACCTGCGGATTTGAATGCTACGGTCCGAAATCGCGACTGCGCGGCATTCGCCTGTTTGAATTCCGCGAAAACAATCCGGTCAGCTACGTGACGCGCATGCTCACGTGGGGAGACTTGGTCGGACGCTACTCCAGCAACGAATTACGCGTGTTTTTCGAAGACCATTGCGTGACCGATCTGATCGGTATCCGCAACGAATTGCGCCGCCCGCAGGTCACCGTCACACTGCTGGGCATCGGATCGGTGATGTGCGCCGCAGCCGGCCACGCCATCGCCAAACTGTTCAAGCGCTTCAAACGCTAG
- a CDS encoding DUF5701 family protein — MSKASEEAQKQLDRIVALGYPDVADMSAAAFRALARPIIRALEDSDLGTQILLVPTRELVSPESLIARTSINRMAGFTTMPPRDIASFLPQDGFEPPEGPFYLVIEPHTGTCYINREPDVARKLIDSDERLPLTLEEGLAIATQHPEWLLEKNGFNLLGSRSADGRVPSIWMSQNAPRLGAVWPNSRHTWLGNAFCVSRRGVSLFH; from the coding sequence ATGTCGAAGGCATCAGAAGAAGCGCAAAAGCAGTTGGACCGTATCGTGGCGTTGGGCTATCCGGATGTGGCCGATATGTCGGCCGCCGCGTTCCGTGCTTTGGCACGCCCGATCATCCGTGCGCTGGAGGATTCCGATTTGGGCACGCAGATTCTGTTGGTGCCTACGCGCGAACTGGTGTCTCCTGAATCCCTGATTGCCCGTACTTCCATCAACCGTATGGCAGGATTCACCACCATGCCGCCGCGCGATATCGCCAGTTTCCTTCCGCAGGATGGTTTCGAACCTCCGGAAGGCCCGTTCTACCTGGTGATCGAACCGCATACCGGCACCTGCTACATCAATCGCGAGCCCGATGTGGCGCGCAAGTTGATCGATTCCGACGAGCGTTTGCCGCTTACGTTAGAAGAGGGACTTGCGATTGCCACGCAGCATCCGGAATGGTTGCTGGAGAAGAACGGCTTTAATTTGTTGGGATCGCGTTCCGCGGATGGTCGTGTGCCGAGTATTTGGATGAGTCAGAACGCGCCGCGATTGGGTGCGGTGTGGCCGAATTCCCGACATACATGGCTAGGCAACGCATTTTGCGTATCTCGTCGTGGCGTCAGCCTGTTCCATTGA
- the leuA gene encoding 2-isopropylmalate synthase: MGQDQSSVFDLAAVAAASNGGNNDPLLPPARYIGAPQKPSKMPYNKYVAYDKQVPFDYPERTWPGKRLQRAPRWCSVDLRDGNQALVNPMDSERKLRFWNLLVSLGFKEIEVGFPSASETDYDFIRMLIERELIPDDVTIVVLTQAREHLIRKTYECLKGAKRAVVHFYNSVSVLQREVVFRKDKAGIKKLATDAATLCKELEGEAEGIDLYYEYSPESFTGTEPEYAVEVCNAVIDVIKPTPEHPMIINLPATVEMTTPNVFADQVEYVSNNLVPRDAVVLSLHPHNDEGMGVAATELAVLAGADRVEGCLLGNGERTGNVDLVTLGLNFLTQGIDPQIDYSNVPEIRKTVEYCNQLKISERHPYAGNFVFTAFSGSHQDAIKKGLEARQVAADRAGADLDSFVWLVPYLPIDPKDIGRTYEAIIRVNSQSGKGGMAYLLKTNHNLDLPKRLQVEFDKVVQAYADATKKEVKDEDIWRLFKDEYLPVEESGATAAGAVVGDSKDESLEQWGRLKLLKVSVSSGEDGSDTVLKAKILDRGMNVGVDEPVEREVSGMGNGPLAAFLNALSNFGIEASVMDYVEHTMSVGTDAMAASYVECQIGEEDDPRIVWGVGIDTSIVTSSLKAIISAINRSER, from the coding sequence ATGGGTCAGGATCAATCGTCAGTGTTTGATCTCGCGGCAGTCGCCGCGGCGTCCAACGGAGGGAACAACGACCCGCTGCTGCCTCCGGCGCGTTACATTGGAGCTCCGCAAAAGCCCAGCAAGATGCCGTACAACAAGTACGTCGCATACGATAAGCAGGTGCCGTTTGATTACCCGGAGCGTACGTGGCCGGGCAAGCGACTGCAGCGTGCACCGCGTTGGTGTTCCGTCGATCTTCGTGACGGCAACCAGGCCCTCGTCAACCCGATGGATTCCGAGCGCAAGCTGCGTTTCTGGAATCTGCTGGTGTCGTTGGGCTTCAAGGAGATCGAGGTCGGCTTCCCGTCGGCTTCCGAAACCGATTACGATTTCATTCGCATGCTAATCGAGCGTGAGCTCATTCCTGACGACGTTACGATCGTGGTGCTGACGCAGGCTCGCGAGCACCTGATTCGCAAGACTTACGAGTGCTTGAAGGGGGCCAAGCGCGCCGTCGTGCACTTCTATAACTCCGTGTCCGTGCTGCAGCGCGAGGTCGTGTTCCGTAAGGATAAGGCCGGCATCAAGAAGCTCGCTACCGACGCGGCCACTCTGTGCAAGGAGCTTGAGGGCGAGGCCGAGGGTATCGACCTGTATTACGAGTATTCTCCGGAATCCTTCACCGGCACCGAGCCGGAGTACGCCGTTGAGGTGTGTAATGCGGTGATCGATGTGATCAAGCCGACTCCGGAACATCCGATGATTATCAATCTGCCGGCAACGGTGGAAATGACCACCCCGAACGTGTTTGCCGATCAGGTGGAATACGTGTCGAACAATCTGGTGCCGCGCGACGCCGTAGTGCTGTCGCTGCACCCGCACAACGATGAAGGCATGGGCGTGGCCGCCACCGAGTTGGCCGTGCTTGCCGGCGCCGATCGCGTTGAGGGTTGCCTGCTGGGCAACGGCGAGCGCACCGGCAACGTCGATTTGGTTACGCTTGGTTTGAACTTCCTCACGCAGGGCATCGATCCGCAGATCGATTATTCCAACGTTCCTGAGATTCGCAAGACGGTTGAGTACTGCAACCAGCTGAAGATTTCCGAGCGTCACCCGTATGCCGGCAATTTCGTGTTCACCGCGTTCTCCGGCTCGCATCAGGACGCCATTAAGAAGGGTCTTGAGGCTCGTCAGGTGGCCGCCGACCGCGCTGGCGCCGATCTTGACAGCTTTGTGTGGCTGGTGCCGTATCTGCCGATCGATCCGAAGGATATCGGCCGTACGTATGAGGCCATTATCCGCGTGAACTCTCAGTCCGGCAAGGGCGGTATGGCTTACCTGCTGAAGACCAACCATAATCTTGATCTGCCGAAGCGCCTGCAGGTCGAGTTCGACAAGGTCGTGCAGGCGTACGCCGATGCAACCAAGAAGGAAGTCAAGGACGAAGATATTTGGCGTCTGTTCAAGGACGAGTATCTGCCGGTTGAAGAGTCTGGCGCCACCGCCGCGGGCGCTGTGGTCGGCGACAGCAAGGATGAATCCCTCGAACAGTGGGGTCGTCTGAAGCTGCTGAAGGTTTCGGTCTCTTCTGGTGAAGACGGTTCTGATACCGTGTTGAAGGCCAAGATCCTTGACCGTGGCATGAATGTCGGTGTTGATGAGCCGGTGGAGCGTGAGGTTTCCGGCATGGGTAATGGCCCGCTTGCCGCTTTCCTGAACGCGCTGAGCAATTTCGGCATTGAGGCTTCCGTAATGGATTATGTGGAGCACACCATGTCCGTCGGCACCGACGCCATGGCCGCTTCCTATGTGGAATGCCAGATCGGTGAGGAAGATGATCCGCGGATCGTGTGGGGTGTCGGCATCGACACGTCCATCGTCACCAGCTCGCTGAAGGCCATTATTTCGGCCATCAACCGTTCCGAGCGCTGA